The proteins below are encoded in one region of Balaenoptera acutorostrata chromosome 11, mBalAcu1.1, whole genome shotgun sequence:
- the MPST gene encoding 3-mercaptopyruvate sulfurtransferase isoform X2 encodes MAEPRSREPETGACSPSVAAAMASQQLFRALVSAQWVAEALRAPRAGQPLQLLDASWYLPKLGRDAHREFEERHIPGAAFFDIDQCSDRTSPYDHMLPRAAHFAEYAGRLGVSASTHVVVYDASDQGLYAAPRVWWMFRAFGHRTVSLLDGGLRNWLRQGLPLSAGKSRPEPAEFHAVLDPAYVKAYEDIKENLESRRFQVVDARAAGRFRGTEPEPREGIEPGHIPGTINIPFTEFLTKEGLEKSPEEIRLLFQDKKVDLSQPLVATCGSGVTACHVALGAYLCGKPDVPLYDGSWVEWYMRAQPEDVISEGRGKTH; translated from the exons ATGGCCGAACCCAGAAGCCGGGAGCCCGAGACTGGG GCCTGCAGCCCCAGTGTCGCCGCCGCCATGGCCTCGCAGCAGCTCTTCCGCGCGCTCGTGTCGGCGCAGTGGGTGGCCGAAGCGCTCCGGGCCCCGCGGGCCGGGCAGCCCCTGCAGCTGCTTGACGCCTCCTGGTACCTGCCCAAGCTGGGCCGCGACGCGCACCGCGAGTTCGAGGAGCGCCACATCCCTGGCGCCGCCTTCTTTGACATCGACCAGTGCAGCGACCGCACGTCGCCCTACGACCACATGCTGCCCAGGGCTGCGCACTTCGCCGAGTACGCGGGCCGCCTGGGCGTGAGCGCCTCTACCCACGTCGTGGTCTACGACGCCAGCGATCAGGGCCTCTACGCAGCGCCGCGCGTCTGGTGGATGTTCCGCGCCTTCGGCCACCGCACCGTGTCGCTTCTCGACGGCGGCCTCCGCAACTGGTTGCGCCAGGGCCTCCCGCTGAGCGCGGGCAAGAGCCGCCCGGAGCCCGCAGAGTTCCACGCGGTGCTGGACCCCGCCTACGTCAAGGCGTACGAGGACATCAAGGAGAACCTCGAATCCCGGCGCTTCCAGGTGGTGGATGCCCGCGCCGCTGGCCGCTTCCGGGGCACCGAGCCCGAGCCCCGAGAAG GCATCGAACCCGGCCACATCCCCGGCACTATCAACATCCCCTTCACGGAATTCCTGACCAAGGAGGGCTTGGAGAAGAGCCCCGAGGAGATCCGCCTCCTCTTCCAGGACAAGAAGGTGGACCTGTCCCAGCCCCTGGTGGCCACGTGCGGCTCCGGCGTCACAGCCTGTCATGTGGCACTGGGGGCCTACCTCTGCGGCAAGCCCGATGTGCCCCTCTATGACGGCTCCTGGGTGGAGTGGTACATGCGCGCCCAGCCCGAAGACGTCATCTCCGAGGGCCGGGGCAAGACCCACTGA
- the TST gene encoding thiosulfate sulfurtransferase — MVQQVLYRALVSTKWLAESVRAGKLGPGLRVLDASWYSPGTREARKEYLERHVPGASFFDIEECRDRASPYEMMLPSKAGFADYVGSLGISNDTHVVVYDGDNLGSFYAPRVWWMFRVFGHRTVSVLNGGFRNWLKEGHPVTSEPSRPEPAVFKATLDRSLLKTYEQVLENLESKRFQLVDSRAQGRYLGTQPEPDAVGLDSGHIRGSVNMPFMDFLMEDGFEKSPEELRAMFEAKKVDLAKPIIATCRKGVTACHIALAAYLCGKPDVAIYDGSWFEWFHRAPPETRVSQGKGGKA, encoded by the exons ATGGTTCAGCAGGTGCTGTACCGGGCGCTGGTCTCCACCAAGTGGCTGGCGGAGTCCGTCCGGGCTGGCAAGCTGGGCCCTGGCCTTCGAGTGCTGGACGCCTCCTGGTACTCGCCGGGCACCCGCGAGGCCCGCAAGGAATACCTAGAGCGCCATGTGCCCGGCGCCTCCTTCTTTGACATAGAGGAGTGCCGGGACAGAGCGTCGCCCTACGAGATGATGCTGCCCAGCAAGGCGGGCTTCGCCGACTACGTGGGCAGCCTGGGCATCAGCAACGACACGCATGTGGTGGTGTACGATGGTGACAACTTGGGCAGCTTCTATGCGCCGCGGGTCTGGTGGATGTTCCGTGTGTTTGGCCACCGCACCGTATCCGTGCTCAATGGTGGCTTCCGGAACTGGCTGAAGGAGGGCCACCCGGTGACATCTGAGCCCTCACGCCCAGAGCCAGCTGTCTTCAAAGCCACACTGGACCGCTCCCTGCTCAAGACCTACGAGCAGGTGCTGGAGAACCTCGAATCAAAGAGGTTCCAGCTGGTGGATTCACGGGCCCAAGGGCGGTACCTGGGCACGCAGCCGGAGCCAGATGCAGTAG GACTGGACTCGGGCCACATCCGAGGCTCAGTCAACATGCCCTTCATGGACTTCCTGATGGAGGATGGCTTCGAGAAGAGCCCGGAGGAGCTCCGTGCCATGTTCGAGGCCAAGAAGGTGGACCTCGCAAAGCCCATCATCGCCACGTGCCGAAAGGGTGTCACTGCCTGCCACATCGCCCTGGCCGCCTACCTCTGCGGCAAGCCCGATGTGGCCATCTATGACGGCTCCTGGTTCGAGTGGTTCCACCGGGCCCCCCCGGAGACCCGGGTGTCCCAGGGGAAGGGCGGGAAGGCGTGA
- the MPST gene encoding 3-mercaptopyruvate sulfurtransferase isoform X1, with product MVPKSQAAARLQEGAGHQACSPSVAAAMASQQLFRALVSAQWVAEALRAPRAGQPLQLLDASWYLPKLGRDAHREFEERHIPGAAFFDIDQCSDRTSPYDHMLPRAAHFAEYAGRLGVSASTHVVVYDASDQGLYAAPRVWWMFRAFGHRTVSLLDGGLRNWLRQGLPLSAGKSRPEPAEFHAVLDPAYVKAYEDIKENLESRRFQVVDARAAGRFRGTEPEPREGIEPGHIPGTINIPFTEFLTKEGLEKSPEEIRLLFQDKKVDLSQPLVATCGSGVTACHVALGAYLCGKPDVPLYDGSWVEWYMRAQPEDVISEGRGKTH from the exons ATGGTTCCTAAAAGCCAGGCTGCAGCGAGACTGCAGGAGGGCGCTGGGCACCAG GCCTGCAGCCCCAGTGTCGCCGCCGCCATGGCCTCGCAGCAGCTCTTCCGCGCGCTCGTGTCGGCGCAGTGGGTGGCCGAAGCGCTCCGGGCCCCGCGGGCCGGGCAGCCCCTGCAGCTGCTTGACGCCTCCTGGTACCTGCCCAAGCTGGGCCGCGACGCGCACCGCGAGTTCGAGGAGCGCCACATCCCTGGCGCCGCCTTCTTTGACATCGACCAGTGCAGCGACCGCACGTCGCCCTACGACCACATGCTGCCCAGGGCTGCGCACTTCGCCGAGTACGCGGGCCGCCTGGGCGTGAGCGCCTCTACCCACGTCGTGGTCTACGACGCCAGCGATCAGGGCCTCTACGCAGCGCCGCGCGTCTGGTGGATGTTCCGCGCCTTCGGCCACCGCACCGTGTCGCTTCTCGACGGCGGCCTCCGCAACTGGTTGCGCCAGGGCCTCCCGCTGAGCGCGGGCAAGAGCCGCCCGGAGCCCGCAGAGTTCCACGCGGTGCTGGACCCCGCCTACGTCAAGGCGTACGAGGACATCAAGGAGAACCTCGAATCCCGGCGCTTCCAGGTGGTGGATGCCCGCGCCGCTGGCCGCTTCCGGGGCACCGAGCCCGAGCCCCGAGAAG GCATCGAACCCGGCCACATCCCCGGCACTATCAACATCCCCTTCACGGAATTCCTGACCAAGGAGGGCTTGGAGAAGAGCCCCGAGGAGATCCGCCTCCTCTTCCAGGACAAGAAGGTGGACCTGTCCCAGCCCCTGGTGGCCACGTGCGGCTCCGGCGTCACAGCCTGTCATGTGGCACTGGGGGCCTACCTCTGCGGCAAGCCCGATGTGCCCCTCTATGACGGCTCCTGGGTGGAGTGGTACATGCGCGCCCAGCCCGAAGACGTCATCTCCGAGGGCCGGGGCAAGACCCACTGA
- the MPST gene encoding 3-mercaptopyruvate sulfurtransferase isoform X3: protein MASQQLFRALVSAQWVAEALRAPRAGQPLQLLDASWYLPKLGRDAHREFEERHIPGAAFFDIDQCSDRTSPYDHMLPRAAHFAEYAGRLGVSASTHVVVYDASDQGLYAAPRVWWMFRAFGHRTVSLLDGGLRNWLRQGLPLSAGKSRPEPAEFHAVLDPAYVKAYEDIKENLESRRFQVVDARAAGRFRGTEPEPREGIEPGHIPGTINIPFTEFLTKEGLEKSPEEIRLLFQDKKVDLSQPLVATCGSGVTACHVALGAYLCGKPDVPLYDGSWVEWYMRAQPEDVISEGRGKTH, encoded by the exons ATGGCCTCGCAGCAGCTCTTCCGCGCGCTCGTGTCGGCGCAGTGGGTGGCCGAAGCGCTCCGGGCCCCGCGGGCCGGGCAGCCCCTGCAGCTGCTTGACGCCTCCTGGTACCTGCCCAAGCTGGGCCGCGACGCGCACCGCGAGTTCGAGGAGCGCCACATCCCTGGCGCCGCCTTCTTTGACATCGACCAGTGCAGCGACCGCACGTCGCCCTACGACCACATGCTGCCCAGGGCTGCGCACTTCGCCGAGTACGCGGGCCGCCTGGGCGTGAGCGCCTCTACCCACGTCGTGGTCTACGACGCCAGCGATCAGGGCCTCTACGCAGCGCCGCGCGTCTGGTGGATGTTCCGCGCCTTCGGCCACCGCACCGTGTCGCTTCTCGACGGCGGCCTCCGCAACTGGTTGCGCCAGGGCCTCCCGCTGAGCGCGGGCAAGAGCCGCCCGGAGCCCGCAGAGTTCCACGCGGTGCTGGACCCCGCCTACGTCAAGGCGTACGAGGACATCAAGGAGAACCTCGAATCCCGGCGCTTCCAGGTGGTGGATGCCCGCGCCGCTGGCCGCTTCCGGGGCACCGAGCCCGAGCCCCGAGAAG GCATCGAACCCGGCCACATCCCCGGCACTATCAACATCCCCTTCACGGAATTCCTGACCAAGGAGGGCTTGGAGAAGAGCCCCGAGGAGATCCGCCTCCTCTTCCAGGACAAGAAGGTGGACCTGTCCCAGCCCCTGGTGGCCACGTGCGGCTCCGGCGTCACAGCCTGTCATGTGGCACTGGGGGCCTACCTCTGCGGCAAGCCCGATGTGCCCCTCTATGACGGCTCCTGGGTGGAGTGGTACATGCGCGCCCAGCCCGAAGACGTCATCTCCGAGGGCCGGGGCAAGACCCACTGA